The following are encoded in a window of Clostridium thermarum genomic DNA:
- a CDS encoding DUF5696 domain-containing protein — protein MLESKRKITIGITAVVAAALTVGSTLSFAKSLNKGSAVTDLPSRAALMNANSNRYSKPEKYTRVQNRLNLEGFVKILEDEKVEVWHRDKNASIRIVDKATGYIWGGLTSDKPENMNTTWSGVGNSLVSIDYFDKKGIEKRLSIADAQVDKNYAVKDNVLTYSVTYKDLGISFDFTMELKDGKLTFRLEDDTIKEEKDNYIGNVYFVPFLGSTVADEIDGYMFVPDGPGALIRFSKPSQYLVNFDKRVYGKDYGIDKLVEVNDLKSSRPNDFATEEPTVLMPVFGVVHGVKQNALFATINEGAEYASIMATPSGMLTNYNWVTAKFTYRQKYLQPTSRSGSGVQIMQEVRNSFDAAITYNFLNGEAADYVGMAKFYRESLKQAELLPGSEEKEDQIPLQVDIIAADIEKGFLFNSLLKITTPDETKAIIDELAASGIVNSTVVVQGWQKGGVGGSKPSAFNFESKLGGKAAYMKLADYIKSTGGNLYFYENPVTANKNQIDLRSEGGNSLSQALIKLERDNNDLWFKETYFVESKIVAEYVEEKAEKYRENNMKAMAINEFGSKLYAENQQNNVTTRLKARDLFEAAAEKVSASVETLALYKPNQYLWKYTDKIFDIPMVNSQYLFENDTVPFLQIVLKGSVDYYGPYINMSFYSKADLLKLIEYGAYPAYLLTGKSNTELKYTTMSELYSTSYEDWKDNIAEAYAYINKALTAVEGKTIENRTVLSAGVVKVDYDNKVSIVVNYTGSDYKVDGIIVKAQDYTVIGGE, from the coding sequence ATGCTAGAAAGTAAAAGAAAGATCACAATAGGTATTACCGCAGTGGTTGCAGCAGCCTTAACAGTGGGATCTACCCTGAGTTTTGCAAAAAGCCTAAACAAAGGTTCTGCAGTGACAGACCTTCCAAGCCGGGCTGCCCTGATGAATGCAAACTCTAACAGGTATTCCAAACCGGAGAAGTATACCAGGGTTCAGAACAGACTAAATCTGGAGGGCTTTGTTAAAATCCTGGAGGATGAAAAGGTGGAAGTTTGGCACCGGGATAAAAACGCTTCCATCAGAATAGTGGATAAGGCCACCGGTTATATATGGGGCGGACTGACATCTGACAAGCCTGAGAATATGAATACTACCTGGTCCGGGGTAGGTAATTCCCTAGTATCTATAGACTACTTTGATAAGAAAGGTATAGAGAAAAGGTTGAGTATAGCAGATGCCCAGGTAGATAAAAACTATGCTGTGAAAGACAATGTGCTGACCTATTCAGTAACTTACAAAGATCTTGGTATATCCTTTGATTTTACCATGGAACTAAAGGATGGAAAGCTTACCTTCAGACTTGAGGACGATACAATAAAAGAAGAAAAAGACAATTACATTGGAAACGTGTACTTTGTACCCTTTTTAGGGTCCACTGTGGCAGACGAGATAGATGGCTACATGTTTGTTCCCGACGGTCCCGGTGCCCTTATAAGGTTTAGTAAACCCTCACAGTACCTGGTGAATTTTGATAAGAGGGTTTATGGCAAAGACTATGGCATAGATAAACTGGTGGAGGTCAATGACCTAAAGTCCAGCAGGCCCAATGATTTTGCCACAGAGGAGCCCACGGTGTTAATGCCTGTGTTCGGAGTAGTTCATGGAGTGAAGCAAAATGCCCTGTTTGCAACCATTAATGAGGGAGCGGAGTACGCATCCATAATGGCTACTCCAAGCGGCATGCTAACCAACTATAACTGGGTTACGGCAAAGTTTACCTATAGGCAAAAGTACCTGCAGCCCACCAGCAGAAGCGGGTCCGGTGTGCAGATAATGCAGGAAGTCAGAAACAGCTTTGATGCGGCAATAACCTACAATTTTCTAAATGGGGAAGCTGCAGACTATGTAGGTATGGCCAAGTTTTATAGAGAATCTCTGAAACAGGCAGAACTCCTCCCAGGCAGTGAAGAAAAAGAAGATCAAATTCCCCTGCAGGTGGACATCATAGCAGCGGATATAGAAAAGGGCTTTTTATTTAACAGCCTATTAAAAATCACTACACCGGATGAGACCAAGGCCATAATTGATGAACTTGCTGCAAGTGGTATTGTTAACAGTACAGTGGTTGTACAGGGCTGGCAAAAGGGGGGAGTAGGGGGCAGCAAGCCTTCAGCCTTCAATTTTGAGTCCAAGCTTGGTGGTAAGGCAGCCTATATGAAGCTGGCGGATTATATCAAATCCACAGGTGGTAACCTGTATTTCTATGAAAACCCGGTGACAGCAAATAAAAATCAGATAGATTTGAGAAGTGAAGGTGGCAACTCCCTGTCCCAAGCTCTCATAAAGCTGGAGAGAGACAATAACGATCTTTGGTTTAAGGAAACATATTTTGTGGAATCCAAAATAGTGGCAGAGTATGTTGAAGAAAAAGCGGAAAAATACAGGGAAAACAATATGAAGGCCATGGCCATCAATGAATTTGGTTCAAAACTCTATGCGGAAAACCAGCAGAACAATGTTACTACAAGACTGAAGGCCAGAGACCTATTTGAAGCAGCTGCAGAAAAGGTCTCTGCCAGTGTTGAGACCTTGGCCCTATATAAACCCAATCAGTATCTATGGAAGTACACCGATAAAATCTTTGATATACCCATGGTCAACAGCCAGTACCTATTTGAAAATGATACGGTCCCATTTTTACAGATTGTTTTAAAGGGCAGTGTTGATTACTATGGTCCCTATATCAACATGAGCTTTTATTCCAAGGCTGACCTGCTTAAGCTCATTGAATACGGAGCCTATCCGGCTTACCTGTTGACAGGAAAAAGTAACACCGAGTTAAAGTACACCACTATGTCTGAACTGTACTCCACCAGTTATGAAGACTGGAAGGATAATATAGCAGAGGCCTATGCCTATATAAATAAGGCACTCACAGCAGTTGAAGGAAAAACCATTGAGAATAGGACAGTGCTCAGTGCCGGAGTTGTGAAGGTAGACTACGACAACAAGGTATCCATAGTGGTTAACTATACAGGAAGTGATTATAAGGTGGACGGAATTATAGTTAAGGCCCAGGATTATACAGTTATAGGAGGAGAGTGA
- a CDS encoding carbohydrate ABC transporter permease produces MSGFSGTGINPKKFHKSQIKFYIILLPILTFMSLPILYIFFNAFKPMDELFLYPPRFITRRPTFDNFIRLFNTASNSNVPASRYLFNSIISTAIVVILSIFVAAAAGYVLSKKNFKGKKLLFSINTLALMFVPIAVTIPRYLVVVRLGIIDSFIAHILPILAMPVGLFLVKQFIDQIPTSLVEAAQIDGASDYYILLKIIMPLIKPALSTVAILAFQAVWNSTEASTLFINDEALKNFAFYLTTLTSTTGNTVAGQGMAAAASLIMFLPNLVIFIVLQSRVMNTMVHSGIK; encoded by the coding sequence ATGTCTGGTTTTAGCGGAACTGGTATAAACCCAAAAAAATTTCATAAAAGTCAGATTAAATTTTATATAATACTGCTACCTATTTTGACTTTTATGAGTTTACCCATACTTTATATATTCTTTAACGCCTTTAAGCCAATGGACGAGTTGTTTTTATATCCTCCCAGATTCATCACAAGACGTCCAACCTTCGATAACTTTATAAGATTGTTCAATACTGCCAGCAACTCAAACGTGCCGGCTTCCAGATACCTTTTTAACAGTATAATATCAACCGCTATAGTGGTGATCTTATCCATATTTGTAGCGGCGGCAGCAGGTTATGTACTATCGAAAAAGAATTTCAAAGGCAAGAAGCTGCTTTTCAGCATAAATACCCTGGCCCTGATGTTTGTCCCCATTGCGGTGACAATACCAAGATATTTGGTTGTGGTAAGGCTTGGTATTATTGATAGCTTTATTGCCCATATACTTCCGATATTGGCCATGCCGGTGGGCTTGTTCTTGGTTAAGCAGTTTATAGACCAAATCCCCACCTCACTGGTGGAAGCAGCACAGATTGATGGGGCGTCAGACTACTATATACTGCTTAAAATCATAATGCCCCTGATCAAACCGGCCCTTTCTACGGTGGCAATCTTGGCCTTCCAGGCGGTTTGGAACAGCACCGAGGCCTCCACACTTTTTATTAACGATGAGGCCTTGAAAAATTTTGCTTTCTATTTGACCACCTTAACTTCTACCACAGGTAACACTGTGGCCGGTCAGGGCATGGCAGCAGCGGCATCCTTGATAATGTTTTTACCGAACCTGGTAATCTTTATTGTACTGCAATCAAGGGTTATGAATACCATGGTCCATTCAGGCATCAAATAG
- a CDS encoding YIP1 family protein, which yields MIKTLVKRATKSTIAAALGILLALGFSTQSVRAENAPAYTYTISEDLKWVRTQDAYLNGEILFRDIDLKKPEDIFVKDGRIYVADTGNGRITIKDLDTDEVTFIGEDTLSSPTGVYVDEEDNIIAADYDLEQVVKFSPVGAVLKTYGRPDTPIFGKTTNFKPKKALSDKKGNIYIVSEGTYDGIIQFSKEGEFLGYFGANNTSKSLIEAIQDLVFTEAQKAKLFNRIPKSFYNLAIDKKGMTYTITQGERGHAIKKHNVSGSDILASNHVMIDEENFVDITVGTYGQIYALTETGLIYEYDSEGNLIFSFGGRAISTERNGLFTVGAGIAVDKDNYIYVLDKERNVVQVFYPTVFAEMIHEAISLFEIGKYLESKDLWQQILQLSGTSKIAYDGLGKAYFQENDYKQAAENFRLAQNREDYSESYWEIRNEWLQDNIAVMLILLVLAALISKVLKKIDSKKGIFNPIRGLKAKLKENRLVRDLLYLKRVLRHPIDCMYEIRKDRQGSTLAATIIYAGAFIIFTINYIGRSFIFNYVDARNISYFYIISISLLPVALWAGANYMVSSINDGEGRFKDVYTATAYSLAPFIILMPFVIALTYVLTLNEAFIIELASLIIWVWCGVILFLGLKEIHNYEVGEVIKSIILSLFLILVGIICFSIVYMLWDQLMEFVYSVLREVAYNARK from the coding sequence ATGATAAAGACATTGGTAAAAAGAGCAACAAAGTCCACCATAGCCGCTGCTTTAGGAATTTTACTGGCCCTAGGATTCTCAACCCAGTCCGTACGTGCAGAGAATGCTCCTGCCTATACCTATACCATTTCGGAAGATCTTAAATGGGTTCGAACACAGGATGCATACCTAAACGGGGAAATATTATTTAGAGATATAGACCTAAAAAAGCCTGAGGATATATTTGTTAAGGATGGACGAATCTATGTGGCAGATACAGGCAACGGCCGTATAACCATAAAGGATTTAGACACCGATGAGGTCACCTTTATAGGAGAAGATACCTTAAGTTCTCCCACCGGTGTATATGTAGATGAGGAAGATAATATAATCGCAGCGGATTATGATTTAGAACAGGTTGTAAAGTTCTCCCCAGTGGGAGCAGTGTTAAAAACCTATGGTAGGCCGGATACGCCTATCTTCGGGAAGACCACAAACTTCAAGCCTAAGAAGGCCTTAAGTGACAAGAAGGGAAATATTTATATCGTCAGTGAAGGAACCTATGACGGCATCATACAGTTCAGCAAAGAGGGAGAGTTTCTGGGCTATTTCGGGGCCAACAACACCAGTAAGTCGCTAATAGAAGCCATTCAGGACCTGGTGTTTACAGAGGCCCAAAAGGCCAAACTTTTTAACCGCATACCTAAGAGCTTTTACAATTTAGCAATAGATAAAAAGGGAATGACCTATACAATTACCCAGGGCGAAAGAGGCCATGCAATAAAGAAACACAATGTTTCGGGCTCTGACATTTTGGCCAGTAACCATGTGATGATTGATGAAGAAAACTTCGTGGACATAACAGTGGGAACCTATGGGCAGATTTACGCCCTAACGGAAACAGGCCTTATATACGAATATGATTCTGAAGGCAACTTGATCTTTTCCTTTGGAGGAAGGGCCATATCTACAGAAAGAAATGGACTTTTTACCGTAGGAGCAGGCATTGCTGTGGACAAAGATAACTATATCTATGTGCTTGATAAGGAACGTAATGTGGTGCAAGTTTTTTATCCTACGGTGTTTGCAGAGATGATCCACGAGGCCATCAGCCTTTTTGAAATCGGCAAGTACCTGGAAAGTAAGGACCTGTGGCAGCAAATCCTGCAGCTTAGCGGCACATCCAAGATAGCTTATGATGGCTTGGGTAAGGCCTACTTCCAAGAAAATGACTATAAACAAGCAGCAGAGAATTTCAGGTTGGCTCAAAACCGGGAAGACTACTCTGAAAGCTATTGGGAAATAAGAAATGAATGGCTGCAAGACAATATAGCAGTTATGTTGATTTTGCTGGTACTGGCAGCTCTTATCTCTAAGGTACTGAAAAAGATAGATTCAAAAAAAGGAATCTTCAATCCTATAAGGGGGCTGAAGGCAAAACTTAAGGAAAACAGGCTGGTAAGAGACTTGCTTTATCTAAAGCGGGTGCTTAGACATCCAATTGACTGTATGTATGAAATAAGAAAGGATAGGCAGGGGTCTACCCTGGCTGCAACCATCATCTATGCAGGGGCCTTCATCATTTTCACGATCAACTATATAGGGCGAAGCTTCATATTTAATTATGTGGATGCAAGAAATATATCATATTTTTATATCATCTCCATATCCCTCCTGCCCGTAGCCCTTTGGGCGGGGGCTAACTACATGGTAAGTTCCATCAATGACGGGGAAGGCAGATTCAAGGATGTATATACTGCAACAGCCTACTCCTTGGCACCTTTTATAATCTTAATGCCCTTTGTAATTGCCCTGACCTATGTGCTGACCCTGAACGAAGCCTTCATAATAGAACTTGCTTCCCTTATTATTTGGGTATGGTGCGGGGTAATCCTCTTCCTAGGTTTAAAGGAAATCCATAACTATGAAGTGGGTGAAGTTATCAAGAGCATAATCCTATCCCTGTTCTTAATACTGGTGGGTATAATATGCTTCTCAATAGTATACATGCTGTGGGATCAGTTAATGGAGTTTGTTTATTCAGTTTTAAGGGAGGTGGCTTACAATGCTAGAAAGTAA